One part of the Paraglaciecola sp. L3A3 genome encodes these proteins:
- the hpf gene encoding ribosome hibernation-promoting factor, HPF/YfiA family: MKVNISGHHVEISNGVKEHVEQKLAKLASHFPSLISIDSIISKEHGEYQVELVTNYENTRIATSGNDKVMYPAIAKAAKKLDAALSHRKGQVKGDLHKIPETDAPEIAVDIIQGMELN, translated from the coding sequence ATGAAAGTCAATATTTCAGGTCACCATGTAGAAATCAGCAACGGCGTTAAAGAACATGTAGAGCAAAAGTTAGCGAAACTAGCTAGCCATTTCCCCTCTCTTATCTCTATAGATAGTATCATCAGCAAAGAACATGGTGAATATCAGGTTGAATTAGTCACAAACTACGAAAACACTCGTATCGCCACGTCAGGCAACGACAAAGTTATGTACCCAGCGATAGCTAAGGCGGCTAAAAAACTAGATGCTGCTCTTTCCCATAGAAAAGGACAAGTTAAAGGCGATTTGCATAAAATACCTGAAACAGATGCCCCAGAAATAGCAGTCGATATTATCCAAGGTATGGAACTGAACTAA